Genomic window (Brachyspira hampsonii):
TGCTGCACAAGTACCTGAAAATAAATTGGTTCTCCAAGCTATATTTCCTACTGGTATATAAGTAAATAATTTGGACATTAAAGTATAGAAAGGATATCCAGGAGCATGCCCTACACCCAAGAAGTAAGCAGCCGTTGTAAGCTCTCCGTTATCTCCTGCTGAAAGTGAAGGAGTGAGTGTAAACAGATACAAAAATAATGTGAAAAGAAAAGCTATAGCAGCAAATATTGCATCTATTTTTGAAAGATGATATGGTTTTATTTCATACCTTTTAAAAATAGGCTCCTCATTATCTTTTTTTGAGAATAGTTTTGAAAGTATATTTCCGCTGTTTTCTTTATTAGCTTTTTCTTTTTTGCTATTATTTTTTGTACTAGTTTTTTGACTGTTTTGCAGATTATTAATATATTCTTCTATTAACTCTCTGTCTTTTTCTAGCTTTTTTGTAAGCTCATCAATGCTTTTATTTTTATAATTAGCTTTGATATATTCTTTTTCCAGATGTGAAAGTTTTGCCATTAATTATTTACCTCTTATTTCATTATATATTCAATAGTTTTCGATTGTTATTGTATTTTGGATATATGCGGCAATGAAGTTATTTTGTACTTTTTCCCGCCGCAAAAAGTACCAAAAAGTGCAAATACCTATTATCTATTAGTTTATATAACTTTACATAATAATATAATTTTTTAAATAATTCAACTATAGAAATTACTATTATATAATAAAATCGCTTATTATTCAAGAATTTAAAACCTATTTTATATTGAAATAAAATAAGTTTTAAATTATAGTATAATTATATTTAGAAGTCATATTTAGGAAATAAAATGAAATTCTTAAAAAAAATAGATATTATATTAATATTCATTATAATTTCTTACATATTTTATAATGATTTGATAAAAAATAATAATAAAAACTTAGAAAACAATATTCATAAATTAAACTATATAGAAAATAACTACATTATAGAAAATAATTATAATACAGACTCTGAAATTGAATATCAAAATATAAGAAGAAGAAGATACAGACATGATCTTGACCTTGAAGGGGACAGAGTATTTATTATGTTCACAGGCTCTCTTATTATAGGTTTTTTACTTAGTCTTATATTATTATCAAAAAATAAATTCTATAAAAAAGAATTAATTCCTGCCAAAATAATACTCATTTTATCTGTTATAATTACAGGGATAATTATATTTATAAATTATGAGAATATAAAAAACATATTGGAGTATTTATCTTTACCTATAGGCTTTATAGTAGGCTTTGTATTGGCAAGATTAATAATTAAATAAAAATAATATATTTACTTAAACTTTATTTTCATTCCCGCCCTTTAAGATTTTTAGGCCTATTTTTATTAATAAACTTCATCTACATTTAAAAGTATAATTTATGTTTTTTAGCCCCCGCCCAAGTTTTTATTAAGCCTGCAATCTATTCAACGCACGTTAAATGCATTACTAAAAAACAGCTAAATTATAAATTACAAAATGTATTTATTTTTTTAGTTTCTCTCTGCGTGCGTAAATGGGACTTAAAATTTAAATAACACTTTGGGTGGGTGCTAATGGATGTTAATTAAACATTGAAAAAAGAAAAAATCAGAAATTTAGAATAAAGTAAAAAAAGATAGAGGGTGGGGATTATAGTAAAATTCATTGAAATAAAAACTATTTAAATTTATAATAAATGAAGGATTATTATAAAGGTAGGTATTATGAAAATTAGTGTATTAGCAGTTATATTAATTATTATTTCTTTTATATTTTATAATGAAATGACAAAACATCATTCTAATATATCTAGTATAATAGAAGAAAGTAACAATGAAGAAAATAACATCTATAATGGAAACTATATAGTAAGTGATAATGATATTATTTTAGAAAATAGTTATTATTTTGATAACAGTATAGAAACTAAAGAAATTAGACGCCGTTGGAATAGAGATAGATATCATTATGATGCAGATTTTGGAGAGGATTCAGAAGATTTATTTTCGAGATTAGTAATAATATTTTTTATAGGATGTGCTATCATAGGCATTTTGGCAGAGATGCTTTTTTTTAAGAATTACTCTTATAAATTTTATCTTATTGCATTTGCTGTAATTCTTATAGTGAGTTTGGCTGTTATTTATAAAATACATGGAAACATGGCTATTTTTAATATGAACGGAAGTATTGAAAGCATGATAGAGTTATTAGCTTTCTTTTCTGGCGGTATACTATCATTTATAGCATTAAGAATTAGTAAATACCTTAGGGATAATGATAAAAAGAACGAATAATTTTGTTTTTAATTATTGATTTAGATACTTAAAAAAATTTATTTAATCAGTAAAATTTTTCAGCTGTATTACAAATAGCGTCTGAATTTGTCATGGATATAGTTTATAATTTGTATTATACTAAAATTATATAAAACTATAAGGACAAAAATATGAACAGATTAGGACTTGTTCTTGCAGGAGGCGGAGGAAAAGGCTCTTATCAAATAGGAGTATGGAAAGCATTTAGAGAATTTGGTTTTGACAAATATATTTATGCTATTTCTGGTACTTCTGTAGGGGCTTTGAATGCATGCTTAATATATCAAAATGATTATGAGAAAGCTGAGAAAATTTGGCTTAATGAAGTGCAGGATAAAATACTTTCTTTTGATGCAGAGAGTATAGTAAAAAGCATTTCAAGGATTTTAATACCATTAGGCATACCTATGACTAGAATTATAGCTTTAGCTGGAGTAATTGCCTCAAGCGGTATATTTTCTAGGGACGGACTTTTAAGCATTATTGATAAATATTTAGATTTTGATTATTTACTTAATACAGATGATCCGCTTTATGCTGCATGCTTAGCTGTAGAAAATTTTAATGTGCATTATTTTTCTATAAATAAAAGCGAAAGAGATAGAATAAGAAAAATACTTCTTGCCACAAGTGCCATTCCTTTTGTATTTGATAAAGAAGTGATTGACGGTACAACATATATAGACGGAGGCATTCCTATTGTAGGAGATAATATACCTATAAGACCGCTTTATAATTTAGGATGCAATATGGTTGTAGTTGTGCATTTAAGCAAGGAGTCTATTATAAAAAGAGAGGAGTTTCCTAATTTAAAAATAATAGAAATAGTGCCTCAGGAGGATTTGGGCGGACTTATAAAAGGTACTTTGAATTTTTCTTCATCAGCTATGAGTTCGCATATTGAACAAGGCTATAATGATGCTAAAAGAATATTAAAGCCTGTATTTGATATGGCAGCTACACAATTTGAACTTTTACGGTCTATTAAAAAAATGTATATTGATGAACAGGAATATAAACATAAGATGAAATTAATCAAAGAAGAAAGGCATAATATAAAAAATGATATACAAAAAATAGCTATTGAAAATAATATTAAAATTAACTATACTGATGATATAAAAAAATTAAATAACAATAATAATAAAAACATAAAATAAAGGCGGTTTTTTATGGAATTTAATTTAATACTTCCTTATGAAAATGAAATAGAAGCTTCAGATAAAACTGAGATAGACAGATATATTGAAAGCACTATAGAACTTCATAAAAATAATGCAAATAAATTAACAGAGCTTACATTAGAGGCTGCATCTTGTTTGGCGGCTGGAGAGGCAAGAGCAAAGCAGCTGTCAAGTCAGGGATTTTTCAAAAATTTATGGGGTGCTATAACAGGAAAAAACAGAAAAATAAGAGGCGAAATAGATTATAATTTTGCAGTAGCTCAAAAGGCTTCTCAAAGAATGATACAGGTGCTTGCAGAACAAAATAAACTTACTTTTGAGGCTGTTGTTGCTGTTAATAATAAATTAAATACAATGTCTGTAGATATTAATAATCAAATCAATGAAATTTATTCGGTGATGAAGCAGATGTTTCAGGGGCTTTTGGGACAGATTGTACAGAATTCTTTGAAGATAGAAAAACTTGAGCAGAATGTGAAACTATTAAATTGGAATGCCACTATAGAATATTTAACCTATGATAACAGAACATATTCAAGCCTTGATACATTTAAAAAATAATATGCTTGTCTAATGACTTTTATCGTATGGCAGGAGAAAACCGCACTACACAGGATATGCTTTTATTAAAAACTACTATGGCAAACTGCGGTATTGATATAAACTCAAAAATAAAAGCTATAGATTTTTACCGTTTATTAAGCAGCAGAGAAGACTTGATTAAAAGACTTTTTGAAGACACAAAAATTGAAAATCTTGAAAAAGCATTATCATATACTATACCTATATCGTCTGGATTTAGAAAATTGAATCTGCTTGCAGGAGAGGAAAATTATATAGTAAAATCAATAACAAGTTTAAGCGAGGCTTCTGAGGAAGATATAAAAGTAACACTCACTAAAGAGTATGTAAAGCAGCATTCCGATTTTGATATAGAAAAAGAGATAAATATATATGAATTTGCCGTTATGCTTGTAGATGATTTAGGAGTTATTGATTCATTTGTAGATGAAAGCGAAGTTATTGAGGAAGAAAAAACAGTTCCTCTTTTAGCAGAGTCAAATACAATAGAAACTTTATTTGAAGAGGGCAAATATTATAAAGTTATAGAAGAATGCAATAAAATAATAGAGTTTAATGAAAACAATGAAGAAGCAAATAAAGAAGATTTGATTAAAGCCTATAAATACAGAGCTAAATGCTATACTCGTTTGGATAGTGCTAATATATTAGATGACATTAAAAAGATACAGAGCATAAATAAAAATGATATTGAAAGCTATTTGATAGAAAGCGATATTTTAATAAAAGATAATGAGCTTGATAAAGCATTAGAAATTATTGAAAACGGTTTAAAGGAAAATAATAACAATTTTGAACTTTATAAAAAGAAATTGGAAATTTTATATGAGCAAGGTCTAAATCAAAAATATGCTGGAGATGCAAAACTTTCTTTTAATGGAATATTAAATGATATAAATGAGTATACAAAAATAAATGGAGAAAAATATGAATTACTTAGAACTAAAGTAGAATATACTGATAAGTTTATTGTAAAAAATATACTTGGAACTGAGAAAACTAATGTAATATCAATTTTTCATCCATCATCTGAAAATGAAATAACTATATTTCATAAATATTTTTTTGCTAGGACAATAGATAGAAAAGAATGTAATGATTATAATATATTTGTTTTTATAGAAATGGTAAACAAATGTATTTTATTAAATGATAAAGATGCCGAACTTCATTATTTATTGGCAAAATATGCTACATCTATTAGGTATAGTCCATATTATAAAAATAAATTGCAAAGTAGTGTAGCATCATATTTAGAAATAAGACCTATTCATAGTTATGCTACTAAACATCATCTTCAAGGTTCTCCTTTATACGACATACATATAGAATATAATCAGAAATTCTATGGAGGTAGTAGTGAACGGGATTCAAATATTAGTATATCAACTATATTAAAACACTTAGATGATGCATTAGCAATAAAACCTTATTATGAGGAAGCTTTGCTTTTGAAAGGTCTTATTTACAAGATAGAGGAAGATAATCAATCTTTACTTACTTTAAGAGATGAGTATATTAAACAGGGGTTCGATCCCAATAAAATATTTAACAATCTATTTATAATGAGTAACTAAATTCCATTTTTTAATATAAGGGCGAAATATATTTTTTGTCCTTATATTTTTTTATTTGTGCTGTTTCAATACTAATCCATAATTAATTGAAATTGGTTTATTTATACTAAAAATTTTTAAGTTTGTCAATTTTTTTATTCAACTTTTGGCGAAGCCCGCCGCAAAAAGTTGCAAAAAGTGCAATTGCAAAATTAGTACTAAACCATACTAAAATAGTATTGCATGTGAGATAGATTATTAGTTTAAGCTAAAATATAGCCCTTCGCGAATCGTATCCGAGCCTGTCGAGGATATAGCTTCTTTGTGCCAATGCCACAGGCACTTCCTTCGGTCGCAAAAGAAACGGGGTTGACGAAGGCACGCAGAGCGGGGGCAAAGCCCCAAATATAAAAACAAAACATAAATTTATTTTGACAAAATACAGTTGTTTAGGTATATACTCAATTCAGTTATATTTAATACATTGATAAGATGTGAGAGGGTTTGGCTCGTACAAAAAATTCAATATTTAAAAAATTTTTTTAATTCGTTGGCTTATTTTGTTAAAAATGTTTGTTTAACTTTAAAGGGCGGGTTTGGGTGGGCTATAATGTAAATTTTTAAAAATAAAGAGTTTAATAAACTTAAAATATTAAGTACCAAGAAATTATATTTTTGTCATTATATTTATTTTGATTTTCTATTTTCAATTCTTTTAATTATATAAATAATTACGATTGTAGATAAAATAAAAATTAATGATATAATTATATAATCTTTTAATGTAATATCTCCTAATAAAACTGAAGTAAAAAGATTGTTGTATCCTAATAATAAGTCAGCAATACTTTTTTGAGTTGATAAAGTTGATTTCAAATCATTAGTATAATTATTTGTAATATTTTGATTATTTATAGCTGTATTATCTATAGTTGAAGGGGAATTAAAAAATGCTGCATATAAAAGAATAAGAAAAAATATCAAAGCAATAAAAAATGTTTTTTTTATATTGTTATCTTTTATATTAAATAATGCCGTTATAATACCAATTGCTATAAATATATATTCATAAATGTTTTCAATGTATTTTATTATAAAAAATTCTGATACTCCAAAAAATGCTATTACTAATATTATCATTATTCCCAAACCTATACCATCACTATCACCTAAAAAATCATCAAGACTTAAATCCCCTTTAATCAATACTAATATTAAAAACACTATTATAAAAGAGCATAAAAATAATGCAGACATTCTAAATAAATCATTTTCTGGAATATTGATTTTGTATATTAAATTAAAAATTATATCTTTCACAAATATTTTTTATTCTCCTTATTAATTCTTGGATTTATAATTTGCAAGCAATAAACCTAATATAATGCCAGCTGCTATACTTAAATATTCTTTGGCAGTTATAATATTATCTTTTAGCATAAAGAAAGCAAATATAGTAATTGCAATACACACTAATGGAAGAAAATTAATTATTGCCTCCTTCTTATTTTTTAATCCTTCTTTTTTTATTTTACGAATTGCTAAAATACCAAATAGTGCTGATGAAAAGCTAAGAATAAACATGATTGTAACCCTAAAAAATAAACTCTCTGGTATCCATTCAAATCTCCCGTAATGAAGTCGTCTAGGATATAGGGAATGTATAACTAAATTAAGTAAATCATGTTTGTTATTTTCATTAGTAAAATCATATTTTTGATAATATTTAGCAATCATTTCTGATTTATTATTTACTACATCATACTTATTTAATATTGCAGGGGCATTAATAACAAACAATATCAATCCTATAAGTATTGCCATAGTAGGTACAATAACAAGAATAGCTCTTATATAAATATTTTCTTCTCTATCTTTTCTTTCTTTTCTTTTTCTCATAATAACTTTATTATTTTTATTTTATAATCGTCTGTATTTATGAATATATTTTTATTAAAATAAAATGATTAAGAAAAACAATACTTTTTTATTTATGATGATATAGACTTTTATAATAGAAAATAAAACTGTATTGTATAAATTAATAAATGCATAATTAAATTGCATTTTACTTTTTTCATAATCCTAAACTATATTTTAT
Coding sequences:
- a CDS encoding patatin-like phospholipase family protein, with the protein product MNRLGLVLAGGGGKGSYQIGVWKAFREFGFDKYIYAISGTSVGALNACLIYQNDYEKAEKIWLNEVQDKILSFDAESIVKSISRILIPLGIPMTRIIALAGVIASSGIFSRDGLLSIIDKYLDFDYLLNTDDPLYAACLAVENFNVHYFSINKSERDRIRKILLATSAIPFVFDKEVIDGTTYIDGGIPIVGDNIPIRPLYNLGCNMVVVVHLSKESIIKREEFPNLKIIEIVPQEDLGGLIKGTLNFSSSAMSSHIEQGYNDAKRILKPVFDMAATQFELLRSIKKMYIDEQEYKHKMKLIKEERHNIKNDIQKIAIENNIKINYTDDIKKLNNNNNKNIK
- a CDS encoding tetratricopeptide repeat protein, whose product is MAGENRTTQDMLLLKTTMANCGIDINSKIKAIDFYRLLSSREDLIKRLFEDTKIENLEKALSYTIPISSGFRKLNLLAGEENYIVKSITSLSEASEEDIKVTLTKEYVKQHSDFDIEKEINIYEFAVMLVDDLGVIDSFVDESEVIEEEKTVPLLAESNTIETLFEEGKYYKVIEECNKIIEFNENNEEANKEDLIKAYKYRAKCYTRLDSANILDDIKKIQSINKNDIESYLIESDILIKDNELDKALEIIENGLKENNNNFELYKKKLEILYEQGLNQKYAGDAKLSFNGILNDINEYTKINGEKYELLRTKVEYTDKFIVKNILGTEKTNVISIFHPSSENEITIFHKYFFARTIDRKECNDYNIFVFIEMVNKCILLNDKDAELHYLLAKYATSIRYSPYYKNKLQSSVASYLEIRPIHSYATKHHLQGSPLYDIHIEYNQKFYGGSSERDSNISISTILKHLDDALAIKPYYEEALLLKGLIYKIEEDNQSLLTLRDEYIKQGFDPNKIFNNLFIMSN